The following is a genomic window from Acidimicrobium ferrooxidans DSM 10331.
GGTGATCTTGGCAGCGATCGCAGTGCGGACTGCCTCGGCACCGTGGCCGGCAAGGGGTGGTCCGTGCTTCGCGCGCGCCTCACCGTCGTGGCCCTCCATGGGCGGTAGGTGGAGCAGCATCACGGAGCGGGTGGTGCGCTCGAGGCGCGTGCCGATCGCCGAACGGTGCAGCCCGATGATGAGGTCTCCCTCCCAGTGCCCGGGCACCGCACGGTCCTCGGCCTCGGCGGGCCGCTGCGAGATCAGCACCTCCGGGGTGATGAAGCCCTGGCCTCGTCCGTGAGCCCGTGCTCGTGGGACCCGAAGGGCTCGTCCGGTCCTCAAGGCAGGTCACGAGTTCGCGCCTGAGCACCCCGCGCCCCTGGACGAAGAGTGCCTGGTAGATGGCCTCGTGACTGATACGCATCATCGTATCGTTCGGGAAGTCGATCGGGAGGCGCTTGGCGATCTCGTCGGGGCTCCAGGCCCGTGCCCACCTGCGATCCTGACTGCGGCCGTGGCGACGACCCGTGAACCTGACGGTGGGACCGTCTGCGGTCGTGCCATCGGGATGGGCGATGCGACCAGCGAGGCGATCCTCCACGTAGGCACGGAGCTCCTCGTTGCGAACGAGCTTGGCCACCTTCGGGCGCTTGGCGGCGAGCTTGCGCCTTCCACTGGGCAACGACCGCCCGGTACTCGAGCGTGCCACCCCTCGTGGCTGCGTTGCGACGGAGCTCACGCGAGATGGTCGAGGGGTGACGCCCGAGCTGACGAGCGACGCTTCGACCCCAGCCCCTTTTCGCTCGTGCGAGCGCGATCTCCTCGCGCTCGCTGAGAGCGAGAGGGAGCGGCCCGAGGGCTCGCCCAGCGTGCATGGTGGCACCCCACCAGCATGGCTGAACCAGCGCGCACCGACCGCCACCGACACGCCCACGCGCTCGCAGGCGTCCGCGGTCGAGATCCCCGTGGCGATGAGCTGCCAGAAGGCCCGCTGGAGCACCCGTGGTGGGTCTGGCCGCCCTGGGGAGCGCATCGGCGGCCGCAGGGCACGATCGGCCGCCCACTGTCGCCTCGCTCCCGGAGGAGCCTGGTTCCTGTTTCGTTGCACGTGCTCCTCCGTCACCGGGGGTGTTGCAACGACCGGTTGAACCCGGACAGTAGCTCTCCCGGAAGGTTCGGAGCCTGCTCGCGACCCTCGGCGTTCGCCAGTCGGTGGGCAGGGTGGCTACTTGCTACGACAACGCCGTCGCCGAGGCCTTCTTCGGAAGTTTGAAGCGCGAGCTGGTGGCTCGCTACCGCTGCGTGAACCTCGCCGAGGCCCGCGTCGCCATCACAGCCTGGATCCACTGCTACAACACCGTCCGGCTGCACTCGAGCCTCGGGTACCGACCGCCAATCGAGTACGAGCTCACCTGGGCCCGCGAGGAGGCGGCCGTGGCCTAAATTCAGACTGTCAAGCAAATGGGGGGAAGCCCAGGCCTCCTGGCGGGAGATCCAGTGGTAGCGGCTCACTGTCCCCCCTCCTTCACCCAGAAGGCCATCGCTCGCTTGAGCAGCTCACGTTCCATGGTGAGCTGCTTGACCTGCCGACGCAGCCGGGTCAGCTCCTCGCGCTCGGCGCTGGTCAGGCCTTCTCGCTCACCTCGGTCGAATGGAGGAGCCCCGAAGCGACCAGCTCATCGATGCTGCCGCCGTACTCGAACATTGGGTTGAGACTCAGCCAAGGTTCCGGCCAAAGCGTTCCCTCGCTGAGGGCTTCTTGCACCCTGGAACGGATTCGCTCATCGCGAATATCAACGAAGCTCTCGACGAATGATCTGAACTCGCGAACGACGGTGTCTCGAAGGTCGAAGACGTCCATTGCCGTCCTCTAGAGCTCCGACGTCAGGGTCACAAGTTGATGCGAACCATTCTCCACTACAGTGGGCTTCCCCCCATTTGCTTGACAGTCTGAATTTAGGCCACGGCCACCTCCCGGCAGGCCCAGGAGAGCTCGTACTCGACGGGCGGTAGGTACCCGAGGCTTGAGTGCAGGCGGACCGTGTTGTAACGGTGAATCCAGCTAGCGATGGCAGAGCGAGCCCCTGAGAGGTTCGCGAAGCGGTAGCGAGCCACCAGCTCGCGCTTCAAGCTCCCGAAGAAGGACTCGGCCACGGCGTTGTCGTAGCAGGTCGCGACCCTCCCCACCGACTGGCGAATGCCAAGGGTCGCGAGCAGGCTCCGTACCTTCCGGGAGAGGTACTGGCTGCCGCGATCGCTGTGAAAGATCGCCCCAGCCAGGCTGCCCCGAGTCCCGAGTGCTTCGCGGATCGCCTCGACCACCAGGTCATCGGGCATGTGACGCCCAAGTGACCAGCCCACGATGCGCCTCGAGCCAAGATCTGCCACCGTGGCGAGATAGCAGAACCCCTCATCGGTGCGGACGTAGGTGATGTCGCTCACATACCTGCGCTTCGGCTCACCAGGAGCGAAGTCCTGACGGACGAGGTCCGGGAGCGCTGCGTCCTCTCCCCGCCTCGTCGTGACTACGAAGCGCCGGCGTGGGCCCGCTGCCATCTCGAGCTCGCGCATCAGGCGTTCCACCCGCTTGTGGTTCACGCAGAACCCGCGCCGTCGCAGCTCGTGGGTGATGCGGGGGCTGCCGTAGGTGCCGTCGCTCTCGTGCCAGATGGCGCGAAGCTCGCTCGCGAGCACCAGGTGCTCGGGATCCTCGCCTCGGTCCCGACGGTGTCGCCAGGCGTAGTAGGCCTGGCGAGAGACCCCGATGACTCGTGCTGCTGCCGCTACAGAGAAGCCCTTGGCCTCCTGGCGGGAGATCCAGTGGTAGCGGCTCACTGTCCCCCCTCCTTCACCCAGAAGGCCATCGCTCGCTTGAGCAGCTCGCGTTCCACGGTGAGCTGCTTGACCTGGCGGCGCAGCCGTGTCAGCTCCTCGCGCTCGGCGCTCGTCAGGCCCTCTCGCTCACCTCGGTCGATGCGTTCCTGACGGACCCAGTTACCAAGGGTCTGCTCGTTGATGCCAAGCTCACGGGCGACGTCAGCGATGGTGCGGCGCTGGTCGAGAACCAACGCTGCCGCGTCCTTGCGGAACTGGCTCGGGTAGCGGCCGCGTCGTCGTCCAGCGGGGCCGTCGCCCGGTGGTGGGTTCGGTGTCTGGCTCATCCCTTCCTCCTATAGCAGGTGTCAACCTGGAGGGGGGAAGGCCACAGTCTCCTGGCACACAAGCATGCTGGTGCGAGCACCGAGGCCATGGCTCGATCTCATGTCGATCCTCGGCGAAGCTTAGCGGAGGCCTTGGGTGAGGGCCAGCGGCCCGGGATGCCAGCGTAGCGTCGCTGCCGCTCGTCCAGGGTGCGAACGCGGTTTGGCCGAGCCACATGGACCTCGCGCCAGGAGCAAGGTTGTATCCCTCGTGCTCCGTGCCAACTCCTCTGACGTGCGCACGGTACACGCGGAGCATGGACCCGCATGAGCTCCACAGCGAACTTGGCTGCAAGCACCGTAACGGCCGTCGGCCCCGGCACAGCCGGGGCCGACGTGGTCTGGGTGGGAGTGAAGGTTGTGTCGGCTACGGAGTCGTGTCGTCGTTGACGTTGACGTCGAACGTCGACCAGCCCTGAGCCCCGTTCGGTCCTGTCGCGATGACGCGCCAGTAGCCGGCCGTCGGGAACGTGAGGGTCGCCTGGGCCGTGCCGTCGACGAGATCGACTGATGCGGGGTACGTGGCAGACGGAGCCCCCGACGGACCGACCACCGTGAGGTTCACCGTGCCCGAGACGGATGTATCCGTCGTGAGGCCAGCAGTCTTCGCCTCGACGTTCACGACGAGCGGCGTTCCGGGCGTCGCTGCGAGATTCTCGGCAGGATCGGCGACCTGGATCGTGTCGCTCGGCACGTCGGGTAGCGATACGGGAGCGATCGGCGCTTGGTGGAAGTCGAACATGCCGAGCAGGTCGTTCTGGCGGGCCACCAGCTTGGTGAGCGGGTGCATCCCCCAGAGGCGATCCATGAGGGCAAGGATCCCCATGTCGGTCGTCTGCTTCGAGAAGACTCCGGGTCGCACCCACGGCGAGATGACCACCATGGGGGTGCGGGTGCCGTAGCCGAAACGCTGCGCGATCGGCGGGGCCACGTGATCCCAGAAGCCACCGCCCTCGTCGTAGGTGATGAAGATGGCGGTGCTCTTCCACTCGGGCGAGTGCTCGATCATCGACACGAGCTGTCCGACCCATGCGTCACCGAGCTGGATGTCCGTGGGCGGATGCTCGCTGTAGAGCCAGGTCGGAACGACGAAGGAGAAGTTCGGCAGTTGGTTGTTCTGGACGTCGGCCACGAACTGGCTCGTGTTCGCGACGTCGTTCCAGAGGTGCTTGTCCTGGAGCACCGGCGTGTACCAGGCTGGGTTCCAGTGGGTGACGAAGCCGTTCCCCTCTTGGGTTGGGGGTGGGCCGTTGTAGTCGCCCTGGAAGATGCCCCAACTCAGCCCGTGCTGGGTGAGCTGGTCGAAGACGGTGCGGATCGGGAAGGACCCAGAGCTCGGCGGGGAATCCGACAGCCACGCGTCTGCGGTGCCCGCCACGGCGTAGATCCGATTGGGCTGGGTCGGGCCGATCGCGGGCTGGAAGTTGTTGTCGGCGAGCACGAAGTGCTGGGCTAGGTCCCAGAGGTTCGGCTCGACGCTCTTGCCGAAGGTCGTGATGGACGCAAGGCCGTTCGTCGGCAGCGTGGTGTAGTAGTTCATCTTCCACCCCGGCTTGCCGGTCAGGTACGCGTTCGACGGCGTCGCGGAGGTGAAGTAGCCCGTCCCGCCCGCCAGCAGTGCGGGGCGGTAGTCCATCGCCTCGATCTCGGCAGCGCGGTTGTGGTTGAGGTCCACCGTGTCACCGACGTTGGCGGGAGCCGGGATCGGCGCGACGGGTGCGGCTGCGTAGTTCGTCGACGGATTCGGGAACTCGGTTCCTGCCGGGATCCCGTTCGCGCCAGGGAACGACCCGAACAGGTTGTCGAACGTATGGTTCTCCAGCATGATCTCGACGACGTGCTGGATCGGGCTCCGCATGCCGCTCGTCGCGGCTGCTGGGGCTCCTGTGCCGAGGGTGCTCCAGCCCACTAAGGCTGTCGCCAAACTGGTCGCCGCCGCGATCGAGGCGACCCACCGACTGCGTGCTCGCATCGTTACCTCCCCTTCGATGATGTGGGTGTCCACTCGGGACGACTCCATGCTTGACCCCAGAGCTTGCGCTCAGGTTGCGCTCAGGTGACTCGCAGGACACGGGGAGTGGAACGTTTGGGTGGCGGTCCGACGATCGGTCGCCCTCGCGAGTTCGGATCTCTCATGTCCCCACGGCCACCTGCATGCGACGAGCGCGAGGCCGCTGCCCGAGGGAGCTTGCTCGCGTGGCAGATGGACCCCTGACCGGCTCCTTCCGGCGAGCTGGGCGGGCGTGCGAGATGTCGCGGCCGCGGTGGTCGTGGCGCTGGTACCGGGACGCATCCCACGGCAGAACCGTGCGCGTGGGGGTGCTCATGTCGTCCCGCACACCCCTTCGACCTCACGGCCGAGGCTGTGCTTGCAGCGAGGTGGTGCCCTGAAGGTAGATCGATCGCTCCCGCTGGGAATCGGACCGCGCGAGCTCGGCGAACCCCACAGCATCCCACGCGATCGCTGCCGTGGCGCGAGGGCGGCTCGACCGCGCGACACGTGTCGATCGCCTTCGTCGCCCCGACCTAGGTGCGCCCCCACCGTGGGCGCGATCCGTGCGCGTGCGCGTCGCGGATGTGCCGACTACGGCGCGCTCTGGCCGCGGTGGTTCGCCAACTCGAGGACCTCGGCCCCGTGTGCGAGTCCCTCGACGACGCGTTCGGCGTGCGTCACCACGACCAGGGTTCGATCGATGGCGAGCCGGGCGAGAAGTGCGACGAGATCATCCTCGGTCTCGCCGTCGACGTTGGCGGTCGGCTCGTCGAGGATCCACGTGTGCTGGTCGGCGAGCAGCAGGCGAGCGAGTCCGATGCGCTGTGCCTCGCCCGAGGAGACGGCGTCGTGGGCGAGGCGCGTTTGGAGCCCGTCGGGTAGTCGCGCGAGCAGCGGTGCGAGTCCCACGTCGCCGAGCGCTCGGACGAGGTCGGCGTCGGATGCGTCGGGGCGGGCGAGCCGGAGGTTCGCCGCGAGCGTCGCGTCGAAGACCCACGCTTCCTGGGGGACGTAGCCGACGTGGTGCGCCACGGTCGACTCGGTGAGCTGGCGCGTGTCGACGCCGCCGAGGCGGATCGTGCCACGGGTGGGCTCCCATGCGGCTCGCAGCAGACCGACGAGCGTCGACTTGCCAGCCCCGCTCTCACCGACGACGAGGAGCCGACCTCTTGGAGGGATCGAGAGGCTGAGGCGATCGAGGATCGCGGTGGTGGCGCCAGGGTAGGAGAAGCTCACGTCCTCGACGTCGATGGCGAGGGGACCGTCGGGCAGGGGCGTAGTGTTCGCTGGCTGGTCGCGACCTCGGAGCGCGAGGACCGAGTCGAGGCGTCGGGACGAGGCGAGCTCGCTCGCGAGATGGGTCGCGCTCACGCCGATGCCGCTCGTCGCCTCGAAGAGCCCGAGGGCGAGGAACGGCACGACGGCGAGCTCCACGGCCTCGAGGTGGTGGTGCGCGATCGCCCCGGCACCGATCGCGACGGTTGCGGCGATGGTCAGTGCTTCGGCGAGACCGGCGAGCGAGGCGGGGATCAGCTCGAGCGCTGCGTTGGTCCGTCGACGCCTGGCGAGCTTGCGGATGTGGGCCGCGAGCTCATCGGTGAGGGTGTGCTCGCCCGGCGTTCCGGCGCGCTCGGGAGCAGAGTCGGCGATGGCGAGTGCGATCGTGTGGGCGGCTTCGGCGGTCGCGGCGAGTTCGCGGGTCGGTGCTCGCCCGAGCCGCGCCGCGGCCGCTGGCGCGACGACGAGCGTGACGACGAGGCCGAGGGCGAGGACCACTCCGAGGGCGGGGTTGAAGACCCAGGCCACGACCGTGCCCACGAGGCCTGCACCCACCGCACCGGCGAGGGGAGCCGCGATGCGCAGGAGCAGCGAGGAGAGCGCATCGAGATCTCCCGTGGCAGCTCGCGAGAGCGTGCCGGCGATCGCGCTCGGGACCCTGTGGGGTGCGGCCCCAGCCACGGCACGATAGAGCGCGACGCGAACCACGCGCACGAGGCGCAGCGTGAGGCG
Proteins encoded in this region:
- a CDS encoding integrase core domain-containing protein, with translation MLATLGVRQSVGRVATCYDNAVAEAFFGSLKRELVARYRCVNLAEARVAITAWIHCYNTVRLHSSLGYRPPIEYELTWAREEAAVA
- a CDS encoding IS3 family transposase — its product is MSRYHWISRQEAKGFSVAAAARVIGVSRQAYYAWRHRRDRGEDPEHLVLASELRAIWHESDGTYGSPRITHELRRRGFCVNHKRVERLMRELEMAAGPRRRFVVTTRRGEDAALPDLVRQDFAPGEPKRRYVSDITYVRTDEGFCYLATVADLGSRRIVGWSLGRHMPDDLVVEAIREALGTRGSLAGAIFHSDRGSQYLSRKVRSLLATLGIRQSVGRVATCYDNAVAESFFGSLKRELVARYRFANLSGARSAIASWIHRYNTVRLHSSLGYLPPVEYELSWACREVAVA
- a CDS encoding transposase → MSQTPNPPPGDGPAGRRRGRYPSQFRKDAAALVLDQRRTIADVARELGINEQTLGNWVRQERIDRGEREGLTSAEREELTRLRRQVKQLTVERELLKRAMAFWVKEGGQ
- a CDS encoding phospholipase C, with translation MRSPIQHVVEIMLENHTFDNLFGSFPGANGIPAGTEFPNPSTNYAAAPVAPIPAPANVGDTVDLNHNRAAEIEAMDYRPALLAGGTGYFTSATPSNAYLTGKPGWKMNYYTTLPTNGLASITTFGKSVEPNLWDLAQHFVLADNNFQPAIGPTQPNRIYAVAGTADAWLSDSPPSSGSFPIRTVFDQLTQHGLSWGIFQGDYNGPPPTQEGNGFVTHWNPAWYTPVLQDKHLWNDVANTSQFVADVQNNQLPNFSFVVPTWLYSEHPPTDIQLGDAWVGQLVSMIEHSPEWKSTAIFITYDEGGGFWDHVAPPIAQRFGYGTRTPMVVISPWVRPGVFSKQTTDMGILALMDRLWGMHPLTKLVARQNDLLGMFDFHQAPIAPVSLPDVPSDTIQVADPAENLAATPGTPLVVNVEAKTAGLTTDTSVSGTVNLTVVGPSGAPSATYPASVDLVDGTAQATLTFPTAGYWRVIATGPNGAQGWSTFDVNVNDDTTP
- the cydC gene encoding thiol reductant ABC exporter subunit CydC — translated: MNLVTIIRNHLDSERRLVAGYLGTSLAAALSPAILFAFSAYLLAKSSLRPGILTLGVAVGSVRFFALARGAGQYGERLLGHRLTLRLVRVVRVALYRAVAGAAPHRVPSAIAGTLSRAATGDLDALSSLLLRIAAPLAGAVGAGLVGTVVAWVFNPALGVVLALGLVVTLVVAPAAAARLGRAPTRELAATAEAAHTIALAIADSAPERAGTPGEHTLTDELAAHIRKLARRRRTNAALELIPASLAGLAEALTIAATVAIGAGAIAHHHLEAVELAVVPFLALGLFEATSGIGVSATHLASELASSRRLDSVLALRGRDQPANTTPLPDGPLAIDVEDVSFSYPGATTAILDRLSLSIPPRGRLLVVGESGAGKSTLVGLLRAAWEPTRGTIRLGGVDTRQLTESTVAHHVGYVPQEAWVFDATLAANLRLARPDASDADLVRALGDVGLAPLLARLPDGLQTRLAHDAVSSGEAQRIGLARLLLADQHTWILDEPTANVDGETEDDLVALLARLAIDRTLVVVTHAERVVEGLAHGAEVLELANHRGQSAP